tttggacatatatatatatatatatatatatatgaaaagatAGAGAACACATCTTCTTGTCAAGAGGAGCTTACCAAAGACAGAAGAGAAGAGGAAGGCAGCGCCAAGTCCTATGGTATCGCCAAGGACTCTTGTCTCAGGAGATTTTGTAAGGAAGTAGGCCTATATCGAAATTTAAACACCGGAACTTTTCTCATTCTCAACAAAGAGAAACAAAGGTTTTGTAGATGACAATTGACAAACTTCAGAAGAAAACAATCATGAAGATACAATACACCAcgtaacattaaaaaaaaaaaaacaaatggggCTATGTAGCCGCGATAAGACAGTTTACTAACAGTGGGGTTGATCAGATTTTCAATTCTAACACTGACCACGAGGGTATCTCATTTCAAAAGGGAAGAATGCATTTACAAAAAGATTCTCAAGCCACCTTAAAGAGACGCgcaacattatttttttctcagggAAATGGAACAAAGCTTGGGGAAGAATGCATTTACAAAAAGATTCTCAAGCCACCTTAAAGAGACGCgcaacattatttttttctcagggAAATGGAACAAAGCTTGGGGGAGAGCAAGATTAAGCAGAAACTATCACTGAACAGTGCACATGGTTCCTGACAAGGATTCCTCAAAGGAGAAGTTCAGATTTAAAAGGGCTATACAAGAACAGGAAAGTAACGAGAGAGCAAGATCTTACAGAAGCCATAAGGACAGAGCCAGTCAAACCCCCAAAGAAAGAACCCTTGCTTCCAGATTTGCTATCTGAAGGAGAGAAAAAAGGTCAAACTTTTAagcaaaataaatcaaaagaaaaacctCACTAACTTACAGGCGAAGAGACCGCCTCCTAGAAGAAGAACACCATAACCAGCAGATACGGCTGGAGCTAGCTCCGACAGCTCCGCCTTACAACAGAGACCATTGCCTCGTCTGCTCTTCGATTTTGGAAGTCCCGACCAATTCCGGCCGCAGTCACTAACACTCCGCCCGAGTAGTTTGGTGTTCCGCACCGACACCACCGAAGGAATATGTAACCTTAGCGCTAAAGACGACATTGCTTCAGCCGAATGGTTTCGTCAGAGAAACAAAGggatcaaaattattattaacaGAACAGAAATTGGGTTTCAAAGACTTATTTGTCctttccttaattttttttttttttttttttttttgctatttacAAACAAAGTACGAGCCGGGCCTCATGACGTATCACAATCACATTCTAGAATACCACTTTTATGATTATGACGTTGATCACTATATTTCGGAGGATGCAGATGGACATGTGACCACTTTCTTGTAACAGAGAATGGAGATATCGTATACATTTCAAGGGTGTAAGTTACGGATAATAAATGATTATTTACCCAATGGTACCCTAAAACCCTTCCAAAAATTCAAACCCAAAATTCTATTCTATTTGGCTAAATAATTCAGGGCAAAAGAAAGGGTAAACGACCTATTTTCACACCAGAAGTATCATCATATAGTAACAGTTCCACGCAATCTTTCAACCTCGacctacactacaagaaaacggcGGCATACTGagagaaaaaatcgtcggtatgtcgtcggaataacgctattccgacgacataccgacaaaAAAAGTcttcggaaataactcctcgaaaattcatctttcctcggaaatccctcggaaatttccgacggaattccgaggaaaccctatttcctcggaatttccgaggaccacaagttcgtcggaaattcctcggaatattccgaggaagatgtcgtcggaatattccgagggataaacttcctcggaatatttccaaaattaaaaaaaaattataaatttatttttttaaattgaaattcgaaaatataaaattaaaattgaaatagaaaacatatttaaaatacaaaaaataataaaatagtttttataaataaaaaaatgttttataaatacaaaattagttttaataaatatgaaatcatctttttataaatacaaaatagtttttataaataccaaaaataataaaatagtgtttataaatcaaaaaatgttttataaatacaaaattagttttataaatataaatatttttatagatatgaaatcatctttttataaatacaaaatagtttttataaatacaaaaaataataaaatagtgtttataaatcaaaaaaaatattttataaatacaaaattaatttcaaaatattaaatcatcttttataaatccaaaaaacgaatttatatacaaagaacggtttgtatatttaaaaatagtttttataaatacaaaaataaaaaaatagtgtttataaatcaaaaaaatgttttataaatacaaaattagttttaataaatataaatatttttataaatatgaaatcatcttttataaatccaaaaatcgaatttatatacaaaaaacgttttgtaaaatcgaatttatatagaaaaaacgttttgtaaatacaaaaataatgaacaatttataaaaaaagttcaaaatcaattcaacacaaccaaattacaattctaaacctattacacaacaaatcacaatcctacccaatcaccctaacaaaaatctatcaaaaaccttctaaaatcatcaaatctacttaaaaacctaacaaataggacctaagagagtgggatagggtccttacatgatttgtaagagaatggaaaggattcgccggagagatcgtcgcgagagaaggtggagaacgccggaaggagagagagatcgccggagaggaagaagagagaattggggaagaagatgcgtttcgagtttataaaaccttaggtccgacggatatttttcgtcggaattccctcagtattttcaatttcaattttcgcgaaatatttggcggcttgtttgcccggttaaatgaaaatattatgaggaaattccgacggccacttaaatatccgtcggaatttcctcggaatattttcattaattcgaggaaaaagaatatcctgtgcatgtatttctattaatttatattgttcctcggaatttcctcggaatattccgaggaaataccaaggaactagtgtttggggtttcaaaacatcaattttttttgccgtatttcatttcttatacaattgtaatgcataccattgaggattctttgtatagatgagcataaaccatgaaataacaaatttcaaaacgaattgtaagtattccctttaccgttcattaaagtgtataagtgtttttcttatgttgtggggatttcgttcatacaatcggaaaagtgtttattatagggtaaggaataaatttttgacttcataatgaacgtaagacacttaataagggttatataggtgttattcaaaccgcaaaacgttgttttcggtttaaaaaccctatttcctcggaatattccgagggaattccgaggaaacccttttcttcctcggaatttcgtcaaaa
This Brassica napus cultivar Da-Ae chromosome C6, Da-Ae, whole genome shotgun sequence DNA region includes the following protein-coding sequences:
- the LOC106411856 gene encoding protein FATTY ACID EXPORT 4, chloroplastic, with the protein product MSSLALRLHIPSVVSVRNTKLLGRSVSDCGRNWSGLPKSKSRRGNGLCCKAELSELAPAVSAGYGVLLLGGGLFAYSKSGSKGSFFGGLTGSVLMASAYFLTKSPETRVLGDTIGLGAAFLFSSVFGFRLASSRKPIPAGPLLLLSIAMLSFFVMAYMHDSLPVPVSVPDALPLP